The genomic segment ATCTTTGAGTTGTTGATTTTGCTGCTCCAACTCTACAACGCGACCCTGTAACTCCCGTAATTTACTATTCTGCAAAAGAATTTCTTCTTCCACAGGAGAAGAACCTGTCCCGTCACCATTGACCAATAACGCATAAAACTCTTGGATGATACCACCCTGAGTTTGCCGCAAAAAAAATGCCGCTGACAAACCAATGCCAACAAAAACGAGCGAAAAACCGTTGCGTTGCCACCAGCGGCGGAACATCAACATAGACCCTTAACTATCATCATCCCGACCCTAACATTACTCGTAGCGAGCGTAGCTATTAAACACACGCTCTAGATTTTTGAAATTCTCAAGGACACGGCCTGTCCCCAAAACGACGCAACTGAGAGCATCGGGGGCAATGTGAGTCACGATGCCCGTCTCATGGCTAATTAGAGTATCTAGACCTTTCAGGAGAGCACCGCCGCCAGCTAACATAATGCCCCGGTCAATGATGTCTGCGGCCAACTCAGGGGGAGTACGTTCAAGGGTACGTTTCACCGCCTCAACAATGACCGATAAAGGTTCGGACATACTTTCTCGGATTTCGGGTGCTTTAATCGTGACAGTTCTCGGCAAGCCCGACAGGAGGTGCAAACCACGCACTTCCATAATTGGTTCTTCGTCTTCCGTGGGATAGGCAGAACCCAACTGAATCTTAATGTCTTCGGCGGTACGTTCACCAATAACGAGATTATGGACTTTTTTCATGTAGAGCATGATGGAGTCGCTCAGTTCGTCGCCGGCAACTCGCACTGATTCGCTGAGGACAGTGCCTTGCAAACTGAGAACAGCAACTTCCGTTGTGCCACCCCCAATGTCAATAATCATGTTGCCGGTGGGTTCTGACACGGGTAGGCCTGCACCGATCGCCGCCGCGACAGGCTCATCAATCAAATAAACTTCGCTTGCCCCTGCTTCCTTGGCTGCTTCCTCGACAGCACGACGTTCAACACCAGTGACACCGCTCGGAATCCCAATGACCATGCGGGGACGAACGAGGGGATTACGACCATCATGGACACGACGAATAAAATGCTTCAACATCAACTCGGCAGTGTCAAAATCCGCGATAACGCCATCTCTGAGGGGACGAATCGCAACGACATTATCCGGTGTACGACCAAGCATTTTCTTGGCTTCTAGACCGACAGCTAAAGGGCCTTTGTCTTTGTGAATGGCAACGACGGAAGGTTCTTCGAGCACAATTCCCTTACCGGACACATAGACAAGTGTATTGGCTGTGCCAAGATCAATACCCATGTCCCGTGAAAATGAAAGGCGACTAAATAAACCCACTGGTGCGCTAACCCCTAGTTTCGATAATGTGATTAGTTGGTTTCTATCCTAGTCAACTTTTCTGTAATTGGTGACTGGATAAAGTTTTGCTTCTGGATTCTATTATGTTTCTTGTTTTGCGTCTAGCAACGTTCAGTCGGTTATTTCTCTGATTTCCAGCAGGGGGCGATCGCCGAATCTCCAGTCAATAAAATCTATACTAATTAATAGTTAGTTTATGGCAAGTTTGCGGCTACTCTTGCCAGAATGGCACTTCCGGTTCAGAATTCATTT from the [Limnothrix rosea] IAM M-220 genome contains:
- a CDS encoding rod shape-determining protein, translating into MGLFSRLSFSRDMGIDLGTANTLVYVSGKGIVLEEPSVVAIHKDKGPLAVGLEAKKMLGRTPDNVVAIRPLRDGVIADFDTAELMLKHFIRRVHDGRNPLVRPRMVIGIPSGVTGVERRAVEEAAKEAGASEVYLIDEPVAAAIGAGLPVSEPTGNMIIDIGGGTTEVAVLSLQGTVLSESVRVAGDELSDSIMLYMKKVHNLVIGERTAEDIKIQLGSAYPTEDEEPIMEVRGLHLLSGLPRTVTIKAPEIRESMSEPLSVIVEAVKRTLERTPPELAADIIDRGIMLAGGGALLKGLDTLISHETGIVTHIAPDALSCVVLGTGRVLENFKNLERVFNSYARYE